A window of Oncorhynchus kisutch isolate 150728-3 linkage group LG10, Okis_V2, whole genome shotgun sequence contains these coding sequences:
- the LOC109898734 gene encoding CD2 antigen cytoplasmic tail-binding protein 2-like isoform X2, which translates to MSKRKVTFGDGDGGELLDEDVPKKKLCEDVVGPGSRFKGKHSLDSDEEDEEEDGDKSSKYNILASDDVEGQEGATINCDEGVPITPFNLDEEMQEGHFDSEGNYYVKKDEEIRDNWLDNIDWVKIREQPTKRKKKGLAAKRRRRVGDEDEAEEEKQREEKQADSDEEEDMEEEKEPVEDPLASYSQYQLTEAVLELLLPGETVAAGLRRLGGLGGRKKGKQRGENGKAEETNRDTEKLDRLTALADRLVGSGVFEIYQQTYEKLAYTLKGKSQQQSVGRSLNGEEEEDELDMFADKIDEKHSVKAPDKEDQDDETVSDEVMWEYKWDTEENSELYGPFSSQQMQGWVDEGYFKDGVYCRRIEQGSAQFYNSKRLDFDLYT; encoded by the exons ATGTCAAAAAGAAAAGTCACGTTTGGGGACGGCGATGGTGGAGAGTTGTTGGATGAGGACGTTCCAAAGAAAAAG TTATGTGAGGATGTGGTTGGGCCGGGCTCCAGGTTCAAGGGGAAACATTCTCTGGACAGTgacgaggaggacgaggaagaAGATGGAGATAAGAGCAGCAAATACAACATATTGGCCAGTGACGATGTGGAAG GTCAGGAGGGGGCAACAATTAACTGTGACGAGGGAGTTCCCATCACACCCTTTAACCTGGATGAGGAGATGCAAGAAGGGCACTTTGACTCTGAAGGAAACTACTATGTCAAAAAGGATGAGGAGATCAGGGACAACTGGCTTGACAACATTGACTGG GTGAAAATAAGAGAGCAACCTACTAAACGAAAGAAGAAAGGTCTGGCagccaagaggaggaggagagtgggggaTGAAGATGAGGCAGAAGAAGAGAAACAGCGAGAGGAGAAGCAGGCAGACAGTGACGAAGAGGAAGACATGGAAGAAGAAAAGGAGCCAGTTGAGGACCCCCTGGCATCCTACAGCCAGTATCAGCTCACAGAGGCTGTGTTGGAGCTGCTATTACCTGGGGAGACTGTTGCCGCAGGGCTTCGCCGGCTTGGAGGCCTAGGTGGGCGTAAGAAGGGAAAGCAGAGGGGAGAGAACGGGAAAGCAGAAGAAACAAATAGGGATACCGAAAAACTGGACAGGCTCACGGCACTGGCAGACAGACTGGTTGGGAGTGGAGTGTTTGAAATATACCAGCAGACGTATGAAAAACTGGCCTACACGCTGAAAGGGAAGAGCCAGCAGCAATCAGTGGGGAGGAGTTTaaatggagaggaggaagaagatgagCTTGACATGTTTGCAGACAAAATTGACGAGAAGCACAGTGTCAAAGCTCCGGACAAAGAGGATCAGGATGATGAGACGG TGAGTGATGAGGTGATGTGGGAGTATAAATGGGACACAGAGGAGAATTCTGAACTCTACGGCCCCTTCAGCAGTCAGCAGATGCAG GGCTGGGTGGATGAGGGCTATTTCAAAGATGGTGTTTACTGCAGGAGGATTGAACAGGGAAGCGCTCAGTTCTACAATTCCAAGAGACTAGACTTTGATCTTTACACATGA
- the LOC109898734 gene encoding CD2 antigen cytoplasmic tail-binding protein 2-like isoform X1, with amino-acid sequence MLFDVRIFQLLVLARGICLWVFYTDQFALLSHLGSHQLCEDVVGPGSRFKGKHSLDSDEEDEEEDGDKSSKYNILASDDVEGQEGATINCDEGVPITPFNLDEEMQEGHFDSEGNYYVKKDEEIRDNWLDNIDWVKIREQPTKRKKKGLAAKRRRRVGDEDEAEEEKQREEKQADSDEEEDMEEEKEPVEDPLASYSQYQLTEAVLELLLPGETVAAGLRRLGGLGGRKKGKQRGENGKAEETNRDTEKLDRLTALADRLVGSGVFEIYQQTYEKLAYTLKGKSQQQSVGRSLNGEEEEDELDMFADKIDEKHSVKAPDKEDQDDETVSDEVMWEYKWDTEENSELYGPFSSQQMQGWVDEGYFKDGVYCRRIEQGSAQFYNSKRLDFDLYT; translated from the exons ATGCTTTTTGATGTAAGAATCTTTCAGTTACTTGTGTTAGCTAGAGGTATTTGTTTGTGGGTTTTCTATACTGACCAGTTTGCTTTGCTATCTCACCTGGGATCTCACCAGTTATGTGAGGATGTGGTTGGGCCGGGCTCCAGGTTCAAGGGGAAACATTCTCTGGACAGTgacgaggaggacgaggaagaAGATGGAGATAAGAGCAGCAAATACAACATATTGGCCAGTGACGATGTGGAAG GTCAGGAGGGGGCAACAATTAACTGTGACGAGGGAGTTCCCATCACACCCTTTAACCTGGATGAGGAGATGCAAGAAGGGCACTTTGACTCTGAAGGAAACTACTATGTCAAAAAGGATGAGGAGATCAGGGACAACTGGCTTGACAACATTGACTGG GTGAAAATAAGAGAGCAACCTACTAAACGAAAGAAGAAAGGTCTGGCagccaagaggaggaggagagtgggggaTGAAGATGAGGCAGAAGAAGAGAAACAGCGAGAGGAGAAGCAGGCAGACAGTGACGAAGAGGAAGACATGGAAGAAGAAAAGGAGCCAGTTGAGGACCCCCTGGCATCCTACAGCCAGTATCAGCTCACAGAGGCTGTGTTGGAGCTGCTATTACCTGGGGAGACTGTTGCCGCAGGGCTTCGCCGGCTTGGAGGCCTAGGTGGGCGTAAGAAGGGAAAGCAGAGGGGAGAGAACGGGAAAGCAGAAGAAACAAATAGGGATACCGAAAAACTGGACAGGCTCACGGCACTGGCAGACAGACTGGTTGGGAGTGGAGTGTTTGAAATATACCAGCAGACGTATGAAAAACTGGCCTACACGCTGAAAGGGAAGAGCCAGCAGCAATCAGTGGGGAGGAGTTTaaatggagaggaggaagaagatgagCTTGACATGTTTGCAGACAAAATTGACGAGAAGCACAGTGTCAAAGCTCCGGACAAAGAGGATCAGGATGATGAGACGG TGAGTGATGAGGTGATGTGGGAGTATAAATGGGACACAGAGGAGAATTCTGAACTCTACGGCCCCTTCAGCAGTCAGCAGATGCAG GGCTGGGTGGATGAGGGCTATTTCAAAGATGGTGTTTACTGCAGGAGGATTGAACAGGGAAGCGCTCAGTTCTACAATTCCAAGAGACTAGACTTTGATCTTTACACATGA
- the prr14 gene encoding uncharacterized protein prr14: MEGAAKVPPTQFCNPPHSEPPPHLLPLSSITPSCEDGKKPGDRRRSGRIQKTPKKPKKQEPKDTVAESRQNTSPAKRESSVMQVSQSLSVKLMKVDPPCKQPLKKSGLDLNVASECQMSKNKDTKGSNNKAIPSSSTLTLDVNTTGKTEYDVNQSDMEADEEVGCGKSPGSPTSVKRWVIGPLFQSFKSKIASFTQIVMSPVRLFKPNSSPPEPDVDVSSASHSSHQQGPGYELTSGTVQHLEAGRGGNDPASRKHLKFSMDLKTHGTPEEDEFSLEGKQNMMPPGDAQRDTCMSNSSEKKTNNNDSLPCMQRSPLLRSSIKCGSESTESHFNSCSSTSFQPPDPSSSLCGSKLSLIVQMKEQVDLTGAHRRPLRRKCVFLNEAASQSSPSAAINASEADRISSLPAEVGICEPKAKRLATKSYVEYKIWDCIDSETSSPFSSIYNTTSESLCQADDYSIKTVGLPQVQNMLVCGSQSHMSSRKSPRKTVNTTLNNCSSVSQCLQKQIDECEGKQGYIAGSAKEVKRRCRATPFTAIKRDAEKKKRVKLMKRERCEEVTEEDTVDVALESYTLTSVEHASDVELVQPGAGSKPCATSKSQSLKSRVLLRVSQSSTVYIETTQKPSETHVPLMEVMKDKGRGRSGRIKNNTSLTVMATSSNRSVLEHSNDSLCDNSIAASNSRGMTSALTYGDTDSSSACNMEMVTTMTTALMKENHELPVSDQYLDIKGKWPRTASKNQQKYICKKRKISPVVEVASSQNQQKCLKLNEITSEESRPLKPPKQNKSRRSHNSRSTQQLGTSSGLTGVGADHLHSLKPSKDDNVHVASRSSDVTQQTLQTTAVVAVHKDTGWGAEMGGSDSSKSPKKSRNRSNKMSVSDALLVDKRFVEPLGGRKRVSRGPSTEDNDETTQSLQLNQITVEEKKRTVPWPVRTYPKCSIKLNKNIVKHSMALQGNDVAMDSDVEVFSTACEPTNLGQNKTIDQVMEEEQGKEDECSELPVPSETRLRGRGQKKKPKKAATQCRKHRPVTRKRGQEEEEERNTAIGEQMDFSSDNNTTLKKRLLRSYSCPEIPALLHHDSHWTTSLHGRILSVPRLHPALFPPVPTPPAPSRRPRRHTVSSVEIEREIAPLCLRKEVFPSRRTYSLGNPSYHLLPGVPPSTSISVWASCFLSSPLAFLSRKLRKGSLAATSSACSHDTSPSPSSVSSSISPSCSSVRHLFSSSDPCDLTSDISSASVSSFCSAFSKIPLENETSQQHEEDGENVENLEDKNRFRNEFEAIGMREEKALSDSEIKLETGKHEERRKVSSIRIRKALPKPLHNLTPMGLPKPIRVKKKEFSLEEIYTNKNFIKPPERRLETIFEVPLSRRDGSHSLLGQKRMKRFVEFPEVGVARKPRKPLVGVGAGGGLPRKAGVGSPFGRPKRGGCLSSKDHPTLNLQELDSLLCSKLDQLDSWLAFDQNIC, from the exons ATGGAGGGAGCTGCCAAGGTTCCCCCAACCCAATTCTGTAATCCCCCTCACAGCGAACCTCCACCCcaccttctccctctttcctccatcACCCCCAG CTGTGAAGATGGCAAAAAGCCTGGTGACAGGAGGAGGAGTGGGCGTATTCAGAAGACACCGAAGAAACCGAAGAAGCAGGAGCCCAAAGACACAGTGGCGGAGTCCAGACAAAATACATCCCCTGCCAAGAGGGAGAGCAGTGTG ATGCAAGTGTCTCAGTCCCTGTCAGTAAAGCTAATGAAAGTTGATCCCCCCTGCAAACAACCGCTAAAAAAG AGCGGTTTGGATCTCAATGTTGCATCAGAATGTCAAATGTCTAA GAACAAAGACACAAAAGGCTCAAATAACAAAGCGATTCCATCCTCTTCCACGTTAACTTTAGATGTAAATACTACTGGCAAGACTGAATATGATGTCAACCAATCAGACATGGAGGCGGATGAAGAGGTTGGCTGTGGAAAGTCCCCTGGAAGCCCGACCTCTGTCAAGCGATGGGTGATTGGCCCATTGTTTCAGTCATTTAAATCCAAGATTGCCAGTTTCACACAGATTGTCATGAGTCCCGTCCGACTTTTCAAACCCAATAGCTCCCCACCTGAACCAGATGTAGACGTCTCCTCTGCCTCTCATAGTTCTCACCAACAAGGACCTGGGTATGAGCTAACCTCTGGCACAGTGCAACACTTGGAAGCTGGAAGAGGAGGAAATGACCCTGCCTCTCGTAAACACTTAAAGTTCAGCATGGATCTAAAAACCCACGGCACTCCAGAAGAGGATGAGTTTTCTCTTGAGGGGAAACAAAATATGATGCCACCTGGAGATGCGCAGAGGGACACCTGTATGTCAAACAGCTCAGAAAAGAAGACCAATAATAATGATTCATTACCTTGTATGCAGCGTAGTCCTCTACTCAGAAGCAGTATCAAGTGTGGTTCTGAATCAACAGAGTCCCATTTCAACTCATGCTCTTCCACGTCCTTTCAACCCCCTGACCCCTCAAGTTCCTTATGTGGGTCCAAACTGTCTCTCATTGTTCAAATGAAGGAGCAGGTGGATTTGACAGGGGCTCACCGGAGACCATTGCGCCGAAAATGTGTTTTTCTAAATGAAGCTGCATCACAGAGCAGTCCCTCTGCTGCAATTAACGCATCTGAAGCAGACCGCATCTCTAGTTTGCCAGCTGAAGTAGGAATCTGTGAGCCCAAGGCTAAACGGCTTGCCACAAAATCGTATGTAGAGTACAAAATCTGGGACTGTATTGACAGTGAAACATCTAGTCCATTTTCCAGTATCTACAATACCACTTCTGAGAGTCTATGCCAGGCAGATGATTACAGCATAAAAACTGTTGGTCTGCCTCAAGTCCAAAACATGTTGGTATGTGGTTCCCAGTCACATATGTCTAGCCGGAAAAGCCCCAGAAAAACGGTAAACACAACACTGAACAACTgttcctcagtcagtcagtgtcttcAAAAGCAGATAGATGAGTGTGAAGGAAAGCAAGGCTATATCGCAGGCTCAGCAAAGGAAGTTAAGAGGAGATGCAGAGCAACTCCTTTTACAGCGATCAAGAGAGACGCAGAGAAAAAGAAAAGAGTGAAACTGATGAAAAGAGAGCGATGTGAAGAGGTCACAGAAGAAGACACGGTAGATGTTGCGTTAGAAAGTTACACATTAACATCGGTAGAGCACGCAAGTGATGTAGAACTTGTCCAGCCGGGGGCTGGATCAAAACCGTGTGCAACTTCTAAATCTCAGTCTCTTAAAAGTAGGGTGCTGCTTCGGGTTAGCCAGAGTTCTACCGTATACATTGAAACCACTCAAAAACCCTCTGAAACACATGTACCTCTGATGGAGGTGATGAAGGACAAAGGTAGAGGTCGAAGTGGGCGTATTAAGAATAATACGTCTCTCACAGTAATGGCCACTTCAAGTAATAGGAGTGTACTAGAGCACAGTAATGACAGTTTGTGTGACAACAGCATAGCAGCCAGCAATAGTAGGGGTATGACCAGTGCCTTGACTTATGGTGACACTGACTCTAGTTCAGCATGTAATATGGAAATGGTAACTACCATGACAACCGCTTTGATGAAAGAAAATCATGAACTGCCCGTCTCTGATCAGTACTTGGATATCAAGGGGAAGTGGCCTCGAACAGCATCCAAAAATCAGCAGAAATACATCTGTAAGAAGAGGAAGATTTCCCCAGTGGTTGAAGTGGCGTCATCTCAAAATCAACAAAAGTGTCTGAAGTTGAATGAGATCACTTCAGAAGAGAGTCGTCCACTAAAACCACCGAAACAAAATAAATCCAGGAGGTCTCATAACTCACGCTCAACCCAACAGCTTGGCACGTCTTCAGGGCTGACTGGTGTTGGGGCCGATCACTTGCACTCTTTGAAGCCCAGCAAAGACGACAATGTCCATGTAGCTTCTAGATCTTCAGATGTTACACAACAGACATTACAGACTACCGCAGTGGTGGCTGTCCACAAAGACACAGGTTGGGGAGCAGAAATGGGTGGGTCTGACTCTAGCAAGAGCCCAAAGAAGAGTCGGAATCGATCTAATAAAATGTCTGTCAGTGATGCGTTACTGGTGGATAAGAGGTTTGTGGAACCCCTTGGTGGACGTAAGAGAGTCAGCCGAGGTCCGTCCACAGAGGACAATGACGAGACAACTCAGTCCCTGCAACTTAATCAAATAACAGTTGAAGAAAAAAAGAGAACTGTGCCTTGGCCTGTGCGAACTTATCCCAAATGTTCAATCaagctgaacaaaaatatagtgAAACATTCTATGGCTTTGCAAGGAAATGATGTGGCAATGGACTCTGATGTAGAAGTGTTTTCCACTGCCTGTGAACCAACTAACCTTGGCCAGAACAAGACTATTGACCAGGTgatggaggaggagcaggggaaggAGGATGAGTGTTCTGAACTGCCTGTACCCTCTGAGACGAGGCTCAGGGGGAGGGGGCAAAAAAAGAAGCCAAAGAAAGCAGCGACTCAATGTAGGAAGCACAGGCCTGTGACTAGGAAGAGGGggcaggaagaagaggaggagagaaatacCGCGATTGGTGAGCAGATGGACTTTTCATCAGATAACAACACCACCCTTAAGAAGCGTCTGTTGCGCAGCTACTCCTGCCCAGAGATCCCTGCTCTCCTCCACCATGACAGCCACTGGACCACCTCTCTGCATGGCAGGATCCTCTCCGTACCCCGGCTCCACCCCGCCCTCTTTCCTCCTGTCCCCACTCCTCCCGCACCGTCCAGGCGTCCACGCCGTCATACTGTCTCTAGTGTGGAAATTGAGCGGGAGATAGCTCCGTTATGCCTGCGTAAGGAGGTGTTTCCCTCAAGAAGGACCTATTCATTGGGAAACCCGTCCTACCACCTGTTACCCGGTGTGCCACCCTCCACTTCCATCTCTGTCTGGGCCTCCTGCTTCCTGTCAAGCCCCCTGGCCTTCCTCTCCAGGAAATTGCGAAAAGGAAGTCTAGCTGCCACTAGTAGTGCTTGCAGTCATGAtacctccccttccccctccagTGTTTCCTCTTCCATTTCACCATCCTGCTCTTCTGTACGTCACCTGTTCTCCAGTTCCGACCCCTGTGACCTGACATCAGACATATCCTCTGCTTCAGTCTCCTCCTTTTGCAG TGCATTTTCAAAGATTCCCTTGGAGAATGAGACAAGCCAGCAGCATgaggaggatggggagaatgTGGAGAATTTGGAGGACAAAAACCGTTTCAGGAATGAGTTCGAAGCCATAGGGATGAGAGAGGAAAAAGCATTGTCAGATTCTGAAATTAAG TTGGAAACCGGCAAACATGAGGAACGAAGGAAAGTGTCATCCATTCGAATTCGCAAAGCCTTACCCAAACCCCTCCACAACCTCACACCCATGGGCCTGCCCAAACCTATCAG GGTGAAGAAGAAGGAGTTCAGTTTGGAGGAAATCTACACTAATAAAAACTTCATCAAGCCCCCTGAAAG ACGGCTGGAGACCATATTTGAGGTGCCACTCAGTCGACGCGATGGGTCTCATTCCCTCCTTGGTCAGAAGCGCATGAAGCGTTTTGTGGAGTTCCCAGAGGTTGGTGTGGCCAGAAAGCCAAGGAAGCCACTTGTTGGTGTTGGGGCAGGGGGTGGTTTACCCAGGAAAGCTGGGGTTGGCTCTCCTTTTGGAAGGCCCAAGCGCGGGGGTTGCCTCTCTTCTAAAGATCACCCCACCCTCAATCTGCAGGAGCTTGATTCACTTCTTTGCTCCAAGCTTGACCAGCTGGATTCCTGGTTAGCTTTTGACCAGAATATCTGTTGA